The Halioglobus maricola genome segment GTGGCATCTGGCGCACACAAGCTGGTTTTTTGAGACCTTCCTGCTCAAGCCATATGCGCAGGACTATTGCGAATACCACCCTGGCTTCGAATATCTATTCAACTCCTACTACAACGGCGTGGGAGGACAGTACCCACGTCACCAACGAAGCCTGCTCTCGAGGCCGACCGTGGAGGAGGTGTACGCTTATCGTCGCCACGTAAACCAGGCGATGCTGTCCCTTCTGGAAAGCAAGGCAGCTGGCGAATCCACCGATATTCTCACGCGCACGGAATTGGGATGTCACCATGAACAGCAGCATCAGGAACTGTTCTTCACCGACCTGAAATACTGCCTGTTTCAGAACCCCCTCTATACCGCCTACGACACCAACCCACTGCCACCCGCTCACAAGCCCGACGCTTTGCAATGGCGGGCCTACGGTGGACAACTATTAGAGATCGGACACCGTGGCGACGGCTTCTGTTTTGACAACGAGCTGCCTCGGCACAAGCAGTATGTCGCCAACTTCGAACTGGCTGACCGGCTCGTGACCAACAGCGAGTTCATGGCGTTTATGGCAGACGGCGGCTATGAGCGCCCCGAACTCTGGCTGGCAGACGGCTGGGCTGTTTTGCAGGCGTCGCCGCACAGCCCGGCCCCGCTCTACTGGGTGCAGCGAGAAGGCGAGTGGTGGGAATACACGCTGCATGGTCTGGTAAGACTAGACCCACATCGTCCTGCGTCACATCTCTCGGCCTACGAGGCAGATGCCTTCGCCCGCTGGATGGGTTGTCGCCTGCCCACCGAATTCGAATGGGAGATGGCCGCTACGATATCGCCAGCGGCGGAGTTGCACGAAACCAGCAGCGCTCGACCTGCTGTCCATCCAGAGTCCGCCAACCCCGTAGGCAGCCTGTGGCAATGGACCAGCAGCGCGTATACCCCCTACCCCGGCTTCAAGACCGCTGCTGGTGCCATCGGCGAGTACAACGGAAAATTCATGGCGAATCAGCTCGTGTTGCGAGGCGGCAGCGTCGCCACCAGCCCGGGCCACTACCGCCACAGCTACCGCAATTTCTTTTATCCACCGGACCAGTGGCAATTTACCGGCGTCCGACTTGCCA includes the following:
- the egtB gene encoding ergothioneine biosynthesis protein EgtB, which translates into the protein MASIDIDSAVSAAPRSRAPSKSAQIENTQANSVAQRYLDVRNYSEEICAPLAIEDYGLQAMASTSPAKWHLAHTSWFFETFLLKPYAQDYCEYHPGFEYLFNSYYNGVGGQYPRHQRSLLSRPTVEEVYAYRRHVNQAMLSLLESKAAGESTDILTRTELGCHHEQQHQELFFTDLKYCLFQNPLYTAYDTNPLPPAHKPDALQWRAYGGQLLEIGHRGDGFCFDNELPRHKQYVANFELADRLVTNSEFMAFMADGGYERPELWLADGWAVLQASPHSPAPLYWVQREGEWWEYTLHGLVRLDPHRPASHLSAYEADAFARWMGCRLPTEFEWEMAATISPAAELHETSSARPAVHPESANPVGSLWQWTSSAYTPYPGFKTAAGAIGEYNGKFMANQLVLRGGSVATSPGHYRHSYRNFFYPPDQWQFTGVRLARES